The Zymobacter palmae DNA window AGACGACGACGTCATCATATAGCAATCAAGGCCACTCCTCGTCAGGGAGTGGCCTTGATTGTCTAAAAAAGGGATTCTAGCGGCGCAGTGAGATGATCGGCCAGCCGCGGGCGCGGGCCATATCCGCCAGCGTGGGGTCGGGGTCGACGGCGATGGGGTGGTCGACGTACTCAAGCAGCGGCAGGTCGTTGTGTGAGTCGGTGTAGCAGTAGATGCCTGCACGTTCGATTTCTGGATGTTCGTCCAGCCATGCTTCAAGACGAATGACCTTACCTTCCTGAAAGCTGGGCACACCAGAAATGCGGCCGGTATAGCGGCCCGTGGCGTCGGTCTCAAGGTCGATAGCGATCAGTTCATCCGCGCCAAGTGCTTCGGCGATCGGTTCGGTCACAAAGCGGTTAGTGGCCGTGATGATCATCAGGTAGTCGCCGCGGGCGCGGTGCTCTGCCAACAGGGCCTGTGCCTTCGGTAGCATCAGCGGTTCGATCACCTCGCGCATGAACTGGCGATGCCAAGCATCCAGTTGCTCGCGGGAGGCTTTTGCCAGCGGGGCGACGCAGAACGCCTGATATTCGGCGACATCAAGATCGCCTGCGGTATAGGCTCGCAGGTAACGGTCATTTTCGGCGCGATGCTTCTTCTCATCGACGGCACCAATAGAAATAAGAAACTCGCCCCAAGAATAGTCACTGTCACCAGCGATCAGGGTGTTGTCGAGGTCGAAAAGCGCAAGTCGCACGATAGAGCCTCCAGGCAGAAAGGGAAAACGCACAATGACATGCTACGCGTCATCACACCATATTGTTGATGCTGTTTCATGCTTTATGGAAAAATGATGCCATGACAAGAGGCCCTTTGCCGAGGGGCATCTTCCATCTCCTTCGTCGGTCGTGGTTGGGCCGGCGCATTCTACGAGAGGAATGATCCCGTGATTGACCCGGATGGCTTCAGGCCCAATGTTGGCATCATCATTGCCAATCGTGTTGGGCAAGTGCTCTGGGCACGGCGGGTAGGGCAAAATGCATGGCAGTTTCCCCAAGGTGGAATCAAGCCTCACGAGACGCCGCGTCAGGCGCTGTTTCGGGAACTTGAAGAGGAGATCGGGTTGTGCCCACAGGACGTTGAAGTGGTGGCCTGTACTCGAGGTTGGCTGCGCTATCGCTTGCCGCGTCGCATGATCCGCATGCATTCCCGACCGCTGTGTATCGGGCAGAAGCAGAAATGGTTCCTTTTGCGCCTGAAAGGGCAGGAGTCCCATATCTGCATGAATAAAACGTCTGAACCAGAGTTCGATGGGTGGCGTTGGGTCAGCTACTGGTACCCGCTGGGACAGGTGGTACCCTTCAAACGCGAGGTCTATCGACGCGCGCTTCACGAGCTAGCGCCGCGCCTGTAAGGGCGATTGCGCGAGGCACGCAGGCTGATCCATCTGCTGTAAGCATCATCAGGAGCCTGGCCGGAAACGGTCAGGCTCCTTGTCCATCCTGCCTGCTGTCTTTTCTCAATTGCACCGCTGCTCGTGCGTTCATCCCGCTTTATGAGTAGGGTACACTGAGAAACATCTATCCGTAGGCGTTGCCTGGAGTGCAGCGCATCTGCCATTCGTGGTTGCGATCAAGGAGCTAGGGGCACATGCATTACCCCAATTTCGATCCAGTGCTACTTCAATTGGGACCGTTCAAGGTGCATTGGTACGGTCTCATGTACGTTATCGGCTTTCTCGGTGCTTGGTTGTTGGCGCGCAGTCGCGCCCACCGACTGGGCATCTCTAGGCAGGCCGTCTCCGACATGATCTTCTACGGTGCGCTGGGCGTTGTGCTGGGCGGGCGTCTGGGGTACGTGCTGTTCTACGGTCTCGATCGCTTCTGGCAGGACCCGAGCTGGATCGTGCGCGTGTGGGAAGGGGGCATGAGCTTCCACGGCGGTCTGATCGGGGTGCTGGTCGCTGCGCTGGTCTTTGCGCGTCGTCATCGTCTTGGGTTCATTCAGCTGACGGACTTCATTGCTCCGATCGTTCCGGTGGGCTTGGGAGCGGGGCGTTTGGGCAACTTCATCAATCAGGAGCTGCCAGGACGTGAAAGCACCCTGCCGTGGGCCATTGATTATCCGCGCTATGGGGCCGTACTGCGCCACCCTTCGGCCATTTATCAAGGGTTGACGGAAGGGTTGGCGCTATTCGTCATCCTATGGTGGGTATCGCGCAAGCCTCGTCAGCGTGGTCTGATGTCAGGGCTGTTCATGCTGCTGTACGGTGCCTTCCGCTTCTTCACGGAGTTTTTCCGTATGCCGGACGAACAGTTGGGCTTCGTGGCCTTCGGTTGGATGACGCGTGGGCAGGAGCTGTGCTTGCCGATGGTGTTGATCGGCCTTGCGCTAATTGTATGGTCTCGCAGACAGCCTATTGATCAACCTGTCGCTGCTGATACGACGCCTGCTGCGTCGTAACGGATCATTAGCGCTAGCGTGCAGCCCCGATGTGCATTCGTGCATCGGGGCTGTTTGCATCTGGAGTAGCCATAAGTGGGCGTCCAGCACCGTTGGCCGGTCACTCGTGATCGTGTTTTATGGATGTAAA harbors:
- a CDS encoding histidinol-phosphatase — its product is MRLALFDLDNTLIAGDSDYSWGEFLISIGAVDEKKHRAENDRYLRAYTAGDLDVAEYQAFCVAPLAKASREQLDAWHRQFMREVIEPLMLPKAQALLAEHRARGDYLMIITATNRFVTEPIAEALGADELIAIDLETDATGRYTGRISGVPSFQEGKVIRLEAWLDEHPEIERAGIYCYTDSHNDLPLLEYVDHPIAVDPDPTLADMARARGWPIISLRR
- a CDS encoding RNA pyrophosphohydrolase — encoded protein: MIDPDGFRPNVGIIIANRVGQVLWARRVGQNAWQFPQGGIKPHETPRQALFRELEEEIGLCPQDVEVVACTRGWLRYRLPRRMIRMHSRPLCIGQKQKWFLLRLKGQESHICMNKTSEPEFDGWRWVSYWYPLGQVVPFKREVYRRALHELAPRL
- the lgt gene encoding prolipoprotein diacylglyceryl transferase yields the protein MHYPNFDPVLLQLGPFKVHWYGLMYVIGFLGAWLLARSRAHRLGISRQAVSDMIFYGALGVVLGGRLGYVLFYGLDRFWQDPSWIVRVWEGGMSFHGGLIGVLVAALVFARRHRLGFIQLTDFIAPIVPVGLGAGRLGNFINQELPGRESTLPWAIDYPRYGAVLRHPSAIYQGLTEGLALFVILWWVSRKPRQRGLMSGLFMLLYGAFRFFTEFFRMPDEQLGFVAFGWMTRGQELCLPMVLIGLALIVWSRRQPIDQPVAADTTPAAS